Proteins found in one Plasmodium sp. gorilla clade G2 genome assembly, chromosome: 14 genomic segment:
- a CDS encoding protein transport protein SEC7, putative, whose translation MEYKYYDKKMEKCISFNEAYDLNNDEKKVGTSCEDFLMNSSSYMNDDYLKLNIFTIIKNEIINVLSVIKKHEYNKNLDSSIVDALFILYNNINNLNNNLKEEIEIHDFNNKLDIYHIAPFLNIIRNNNIFYKIKLSALQSLDHILKYNSSYFNDKYSNEHLNRKQISYLCDDYDNEVRSNNSDHICKRDIINESIEKHWTKDFDDKHDGPSTKMLNEKVPKKKKYHFFSKNYKLHKKYHLDKEEAEENFTCVINKGNNIINISIETLLNAPINYHNMNYEEIILYDTMILFNNILMNSIKVVDKNNIIKIICYIFKIYKSTKYSLLFKGNCESILINIFHVVMKSYVNNIDDDFIHDILTIILILINNNKNKFVLDLLNKKDFINLYNELFENEMSHENLENINILSFSLLNILIEVYGYSLINKNFDSISNIIRCLFIHITSSSYVLICKALRSYINIFILYKKHFFIYNEIFINILLNTLKKGSSKNITETALLTLSHFCLENVLFEIYYNYDVNLYASDLLQNFIKSILELCVNFVHNTTIINEVIFKMIKNILYILVPYANHTKQKKNNDHHNNNISHHNHLNSLHLHSNDSYYNHISIHDMTHNTHDCGYINQLIIEFKNDIYSDTYNKVFGSRKRKKARKRTSIIHEFNIKDKDKEDEHDNENKDEDHNKKHSINNNNNNYNSGNYYDNEGNLNQHIIDNRRRTSLSKKEAINEFIDRYNDNKNELKKKKHNLNELYSLNFLSSSTKDNRFVTFCALLLFEHFREYVKVKYIKKKKHIMRKKKRRKEILKKSATIFNTLKGKAVDELIKMRIIQTQETFNNIDSNYAIIDSEAMHKDDDIIEYSSSLYENRSFLTSENGFEKGSSIKSNSFNPNTHDNKTQMNNSNIDMNLSHNSYNHDELENNRSLINNHSHFTTEESCDERNENAKDIKKKKHIKGYTSQKERENAINDEDEVDENNNNNDDDGNDVEVIKQENKMLNGIVDENISRNDKKKKKNSSNIHNNVSDDHSVLNNNSKSSIGHYEKNVEGQKTDKNDNTENNIINNNNIDDDENINNNYTNEEISKKESDLHKMDNNQKKKKHHHHMTATEIISSVAHNFSKKHFKHSTKNNLMEDEYFVKSMAKFVRYNPFLDKEFVGEYISHRKNINLLKRYVRLFDFCNLSLLSSLRLFLRCFKLPGEAQLIERILEHFSLCFFYSNPIHGDLSNIYKVENDKVVCLVNDEELANKKRYILIDFLNENSNKNNATHDDNVLQNGNESDAKKSVDQNNNENDSNINENSTNVKKHNVDNNENCVNDLHIEEKINLKKNVNINDYMHKNVYYLSKKIEGMSEEEIQKKYVLLENSDVIFILTYSIIMLNTDLHNNQVKNKMKLEEFIKNNRGINNGKNIDRIYLENLYNCILNEEIKLFSNTQNTYTNDDQYWKLLDQKKEEYKYYHSFKKNEIYFYKYDINKLLIRNNFLPIFFELFKRTNDYNLIEHCTFMFKMVINNLAYYHDLGNINKIGYIFKYINFYLTQKCQSLLYLFFHFIKKCYNSFRNCWSIYINIIFKLITVDLLPIFFYPHIFINNTQFNIDKDFLSRKSKKGNTLETYNINKSITETYQHPFLMFKKNVKKLNKSKWIDDFSSMFFSRHSTNENNNLSIIFKDSGNYNEKIEEIKNQIKEKEKEKKKKKKNDKVKDKVNGQENEHDNLNKNKKKNNEDIKHDDRENEKHSEEHHKADHNDIDEEDDDEDDDDDDIDDDDNEYDDDYEDDDYIDDDNDNYYNLNDNNNNDHNDELEYIYVNIKADPKNIDTSAIIDNVNLYKKLKLDIYNFFTFNDFHNNMITNLNISSFIYLIKILIIKCSIKKENEIHNVSAHHTNKSEVHHHSFLKSPTMSHNHNNNYLTNDKGGSTFNVNDYINDTNPIIVNSESSFDQFYHSKEKLLSTQMFFHIMCYKINYTYILYNMLCKLKLKSYRRINRFIEKGEVHELNLYMKQIHEERKCKNINHEERNKKNYFDLTLNNIYDTDNTSDAELSDSDYSDISNDSFFVKRKERILVDIYMHSHEGRGEKHRDERNRNINHIDHNHNHDDHFDNSKYVDEDDLYDHYYYHHHEHKHKRLHEEQNEEYDEYKEMYNEFDKIYSYADSTDEEREDGHDEEHSYEHAHHNHNHDEDEDSTYLSDDKEHGDVFNSIYYSKHKGGHNVKGNFHITNDGNLNKNLKRSKQYLIDKIKMDLYMKTYIMHIKIIVFTFEHYFNLLNSYLLINYDSSIFINIYNSIFKNYKMDNVKVMTEEDISNDKSYNFYDTNFEDINKKINYKEEEEEEDEEKRININDIENNLFTVKMEKSETEEDDWLFIEQLIMSIMNFSYLCFNIYKENKVHISKKLLKKMHMNGDTVRRICLELQKRNKKFFFLCGIYLIYILQFLKKNILYRFIDKIIFVLEKISKNVYVNSCIINIYLNMLQLITPNNILYKNTNNTNISLNDKDIYIYIEKATIYTESINNIINNNNVLLKLNNFNIENIILSLLPYLLYFNNKKEEINSHIASINSECLHIISNIYYKSIYMYMNNNINHRDNDKHIKMKKNNTGLLLNSECDMEKHQDISYENIIELKKMYIFLLTCFVLSLACSFSSKRTRSEAYIKLQQFLFNESYIFKRVNKKEDNNNSNSNNNNNSNNSNNNSSSSNKNSKEEKYVYRDEKLIDLISNFIILPLITYNYYFPFICKNKYRGISNDEDDGIMKHSDNEIKDSEPSSENLLTLDQNNYCKEALLNYNLFHKKNHVSNMSEEMWKNNEYENCGCIINYKNLENIEKDNIVLNNILNYANDYYIHTILHKQYNYYFSYLYAKKMLTYDNVCYRKSMSISFVSHIMLSFLYSLLNCSDDIYDDEKKQTNNLLNSELKNNKTKETHNNDEDKILNLYSLLCLNNEAMYNKIVTKGKCESNCIYYFLKHFYHSLLTIKEEANKILNIYKETFIENMKNIIYVSSSYAYCLKDHRISCFSHIKNGYYFLREQEKNIYIKLHNVQNIHDKEYPQELDNDVVKNIKKLQLNVRISIVIVYYILYMDNNSNEQFKATFEELLNVLLTKYSDNEHVEKDEQKKENEVKEAQTNDDKEKTVVTSNNENNTGKKVDTVNVTNDKKEDNVKDLNEHKEDNLKDLNEDKEDNIKDLNEDKEDNVKDLNEDKEDNLKHLNENKEDNVKDLNENNEDNVKDLNQDKEDTVKDSTQDKEDNIKDLTEEKVDENINISNEDEALEKPQALEEQGKQDDSHSSDEKDEKQN comes from the coding sequence ATggaatacaaatattatgataagaAGATGGAGAAATGCATAAGTTTTAATGAAGCTtatgatttaaataatgatgaaaagaaGGTGGGTACGAGTTGTGAAGATTTTCTTATGAATAGTTCATCATATATGAATGATGATTATTTGaagttaaatatttttactattataaagaatgaaataataaatgtattgTCAGTTATAAAAAAGCatgaatataacaaaaatttaGATTCAAGTATTGTAGAcgctttatttattttatataataatataaacaatttaaataataatttaaaggaagaaatagaaatacatgattttaataataagttagatatatatcatattgctccatttttaaatatcataagaaataataatatcttttataaGATTAAGTTAAGTGCATTACAATCGTTagatcatatattaaaatataatagtagttattttaatgataaatattctAATGAACATTTAAATCGAAAACAAATATCTTATTTATGTGATGATTATGATAATGAAGTAAGAAGTAATAATAGTGATCATATATGTAAAAgagatattataaatgaatcCATAGAAAAACATTGGACTAAAGATTTTGATGATAAACATGATGGACCATCAACAAAAATGTTAAATGAAAAAGTtccaaagaaaaaaaaatatcatttcTTTTCAAAGAATTATAAGTTACATAAAAAGTATCATTTGGATAAAGAAGAAGCAGAAGAAAATTTTACGTGTGTAATAAACAaaggaaataatattattaatattagtaTAGAAACATTATTGAATGCACCaataaattatcataatatgaattatgaagaaattatattatatgatactatgatattatttaataatatattaatgaattCTATAAAAGTTGTagacaaaaataatattataaaaataatatgttatatttttaaaatatacaaaagtacgaaatattctttattatttaaaggaAATTGTGAAtcaatattaattaatatttttcatgtGGTTATGAAAAgttatgtaaataatatagatgatGATTTTATTCATGATATATTAACtatcattttaatattaataaataataataaaaataagtttgtattagatttattaaataaaaaggattttattaatttatataatgaattatttGAAAATGAAATGTCTCATgaaaatttagaaaatattaacatattatcatttagtttattaaatatattaatagaaGTATATGGATAttcattaataaataaaaattttgattCTATATCAAATATAATCAGATGtctatttatacatataacatcatcatcatatgtACTTATATGTAAAGCCTTAagatcatatataaatattttcattttatataaaaagcatttttttatatacaatgaaatatttattaatatattattaaatacattaaaaaaaggTTCATCCAAAAATATAACTGAAACGGCACTATTAACCTTATCACATTTTTGTCTAGAAAATGTATTATtcgaaatatattataattatgatgtTAATTTATATGCCTCAGATTTATTAcagaattttataaaatctaTATTAGAATTATGTGTTAATTTTGTTCATAatacaacaataataaatgaGGTGATAttcaaaatgataaaaaatattttatatatattagtacCTTATGCTAATCACaccaaacaaaaaaaaaataatgatcatcataataataatattagtcATCATAATCATTTGAATAGTTTACATTTACATAGTAATGACAGctattataatcatatttCTATTCATGACATGACTCACAATACACATGATTGTGGTTATATAAACCAATTAATAATTGAgtttaaaaatgatatttattCGGATACTTATAATAAAGTTTTTGGATcaaggaaaagaaaaaaggcAAGAAAAAGAACGTCTATAATTCatgaatttaatattaaagataAGGATAAAGAAGATGAACACGATAACgaaaataaagatgaagATCACAATAAGAAACatagtattaataataataataataattataatagtggtaattattatgataatgagGGAAATTTAAATCAACATATTATTGATAATCGTAGACGAACAAGTTTATCCAAAAAAGAAGCTATTAATGAATTCATTGATcgttataatgataataagaatgaattgaaaaaaaaaaaacataatttaaatgaattatattcCTTAAATTTCTTATCATCATCAACTAAAGATAATAGATTTGTTACCTTTTGTGCACTCTTATTATTTGAACATTTCAGAGAATATGTtaaagtaaaatatattaaaaaaaagaaacatatcatgagaaagaaaaaaagaagaaaggaaatattaaaaaaatcagCAACTATATTTAATACACTTAAAGGTAAAGCTGTTGatgaattaattaaaatgaGAATTATACAAACACAAGaaacatttaataatattgattctAATTATGCTATCATCGATTCAGAAGCTATGCACAAAGATGATGATATAATTGAATACTCAAGttcattatatgaaaatagaTCATTTCTTACTAGTGAAAATGGTTTTGAAAAAGGTTCGAGTATTAAGAGTAATTCTTTTAATCCTAATACACATGATAATAAAACGCAAATGAATAATAGTAACATTGATATGAACTTATCACATAATAGTTATAATCATGATGAACTTGAAAATAATAGAAGCTTAATCAACAATCATAGTCATTTTACTACTGAAGAATCATGTGACGAAAGGAATGAAAATGCAAAAgacataaaaaagaagaaacatataaaagGATATACTTCTCAAAAAGAACGAGAAAATGCCATAAATGATGAAGACGAAGTAGacgaaaataataataataatgatgatgatggtAATGATGTGGAAGTAATAaaacaagaaaataaaatgttaaaTGGTATtgttgatgaaaatatatcaagaaatgataaaaaaaaaaaaaaaaatagttctaatatacataataatgtaTCTGATGATCATTcagtattaaataataactcCAAAAGTTCTATTGGTCATTATGAGAAAAATGTTGAAGGCCAAAAAACAgacaaaaatgataatacagaaaataatattattaataataataatattgatgatgatgaaaatattaacaataactatacaaatgaagaaatatcTAAAAAAGAAAGTGATTTACATAAAATGGATAATaatcaaaagaaaaaaaaacaccaCCATCATATGACAGCAACGGAAATTATTTCATCGGTTGCTCATAATTTTTCTAAAAAGCATTTTAAACATAGtactaaaaataatttaatggaagatgaatattttgtaaaatcAATGGCTAAATTTGTAAGATACAATCCATTTTTAGATAAAGAATTTGTAGGTGAATATATTTCACataggaaaaatataaacctATTAAAACGTTATGTAAGATTGTTTGATTTTTGtaatttatctttattatcttctttaAGATTATTTTTACGTTGTTTTAAATTACCTGGAGAAGCTCAATTAATCGAAAGAATATTAGAACATTTTAGTTTATGTTTCTTTTATTCTAATCCTATACATGGTGACTTaagtaacatatataaagtaGAGAATGATAAGGTTGTTTGTTTAGTAAATGACGAAGAACTAGCAAATAAAAAGAGGTACATATTAAtagattttttaaatgaaaatagtaataaaaataatgctACTCATGATGATAATGTATTACAAAATGGTAATGAGAGTGACGCGAAAAAAAGTGTTGATcagaataataatgaaaatgattcgaatataaatgaaaatagtACAAATGTGAAAAAACACAatgttgataataatgaaaattgtGTGAATGATTTACatattgaagaaaaaattaatttaaaaaagaatgtaaatataaatgattatatgcataaaaatgtatattactTATCCAAAAAAATTGAAGGTATGAGTGAAGAGGAAATTCAAAAGAAGTATGTACTTCTTGAAAATAGTgatgttatttttatattgacATATTCTATAATTATGTTGAATACAGATTTACATAATAATCAAGTTaagaataaaatgaaattagaagagtttattaaaaataatagagGAATAAATAATggaaaaaatattgatagaatatatttagaaaatctatataattgtattttaaatgaagaaatcaaattattttcaaataCACAAAACACATATACAAATGATGATCAATATTGGAAATTATTAgatcaaaaaaaagaagaatataaatattatcattcttttaaaaagaatgaaatatatttttataaatatgatataaacaaattgttaataagaaataatttcCTACCTATATTTTTTGAACTCTTTAAAAGAACTAATGATTACAATTTAATCGAACACTGTACATTTATGTTTAAAATggttataaataatttggcATATTATCATGATTtaggaaatataaataaaataggttatatatttaaatatataaatttttatttaacacAAAAATGTcaatctttattatatttatttttccattttataaaaaaatgttataattcATTTAGAAACTGTTGGtccatttatattaatattatatttaaattaattacTGTTGATTTATTGCCTATCTTTTTTTAtccacatatatttataaacaatACTCAATTTAATATTGACAAAGACTTTTTAAGTAGAAAGTCTAAGAAAGGAAATACCTTAGAGacatacaatataaataaaagtattaCAGAGACCTATCAACATCCATTTttaatgtttaaaaaaaatgtcaagaaattaaataaatcaaaatggATAGACGATTTCAGTAGTATGTTTTTCTCAAGACATAGTACTAATGAAAATAACAATTTGTCTATAATATTTAAGGATAGTggtaattataatgaaaagatcgaagaaataaaaaatcaaatcaaagaaaaggaaaaggaaaaaaaaaaaaaaaagaaaaatgataaGGTTAAGGATAAGGTTAATGGACAAGAAAACGAACATGATAacttaaacaaaaataagaagaaaaataatgaagatataaaacATGACGATAGAGAAAATGAAAAGCATTCAGAAGAACATCATAAGGCAGATCATAATGATAtagatgaagaagatgatgatgaagatgatgatgacgATGATATTGATGATGACGATAATgaatatgatgatgattatgaagatgatgactatattgatgatgataatgataattattataatctgaatgacaataataataatgatcataATGATGAAttggaatatatttatgtaaatatCAAAGCGGATcctaaaaatatagatactAGTGCAATAATTGATAatgttaatttatataaaaaattaaaattagatatatataacttttttacatttaatgATTTTCACAATAATATGATTACAAATTTGAATATTAGtagttttatttatttaataaaaattttaattattaaatgttcaattaagaaagaaaatgaaatacATAATGTGTCTGCTCATCATACAAATAAATCGGAAGTACATCatcattcatttttaaaatcacCAACAATGTCtcataatcataataataactatTTAACTAATGATAAAGGAGGTAGTACATTTAATGTTAATgattatattaatgataCAAATCCTATCATAGTAAATTCTGAAAGTTCTTTTGATCAATTTTATCATAgcaaagaaaaattattaagtACTCAAatgttttttcatattatgtGTTATAAGATTAattatacttatattttatataatatgttatgtAAATTAAAATTGAAATCTTATAGAAGAATAAATAGATTTATAGAAAAAGGAGAAGTTCATGAActgaatttatatatgaaacaaATTCATGAGGaaagaaaatgtaaaaatataaaccatGAGGAaagaaataagaaaaattatttcgATCTAAccttaaataatatatatgacacTGATAATACAAGTGATGCTGAATTGAGCGATTCTGATTATAGTGACATATCTAATGATTCGTTTTTTGTAAAAAGAAAGGAACGTATTTTagttgatatatatatgcatagtCATGAAGGTCGTGGAGAAAAACATAGAGATGAAAgaaatagaaatattaatCATATCGATCATAATCATAATCATGATGATCATTTTGATAATAGTAAATATGTTGATGAAGATGATCTTtatgatcattattattatcatcaccatgaacataaacataaaagGCTACACGAAGAacaaaatgaagaatatgatgaatataaagaaatgtaTAATGAATTTGATAAAATTTATTCCTATGCTGATAGTACAGATGAAGAAAGAGAAGACGGACATGATGAAGAACATTCTTATGAACATGCACATCATAATCATAAtcatgatgaagatgaagattCGACATATTTAAGTGATGACAAAGAACATGGTGATGTATTtaatagtatatattatagcaAACATAAAGGAGGTCATAATGTAAAAGGAAATTTCCATATAACAAATGATGggaatttaaataaaaatttaaagagAAGTAAACAATATTTgattgataaaataaaaatggatctttatatgaaaacatatattatgcACATAAAAATTATCGTATTTACCTTTGaacattattttaatttattaaatagttatttattaataaattatgattcttctatttttattaatatatataatagtatttttaaaaattacaaGATGGATAATGTAAAAGTAATGACAGAAGAGGATATATCCAATGATAAATCATATAACTTTTATGATACAAATtttgaagatataaataaaaaaataaattacaaagaagaagaagaagaggaagatgaagaaaaacgtataaacataaatgatattgaaaataatcTATTTACTGTAAAGATGGAAAAATCAGAAACGGAAGAAGATGACTGGTTGTTCATAGAACAATTAATTATGAGTATTATGAATTTTTCATATctttgttttaatatatataaagaaaataaagtgCACATTAGTAAGAAGTTATTAAAGAAGATGCATATGAATGGGGATACTGTAAGAAGAATATGTTTAGAATTACAAAAGAGAAATAAAAAGTTCTTTTTCTTATGtggaatatatttaatatatatattacaatttttaaagaaaaatatattatatagatttattgataaaataatatttgtattagaaaaaatttcaaaaaatGTATACGTTAATAGttgtattataaatatatacttaaatATGTTACAATTAATAACTCcaaacaatatattatataaaaatacaaataatacaaatatatctttaaacgataaagatatatatatttatattgaaaaGGCTACAATATATACTGaaagtattaataatataataaataataataatgttttattaaaactgaataattttaatattgaaaatataatattatcccTTTTaccttatttattatattttaataacaaGAAAGAAGAAATTAATTCACATATAGCATCAATAAATTCTGAGtgtttacatataatatcaaatatatattataaaagtatatacatgtatatgaacaataatattaatcatagagataatgataaacatataaagatgaagaagaataATACAGGGCTTCTTTTGAATTCTGAATGTGATATGGAAAAACATCAGGACATttcttatgaaaatataattgaattaaaaaaaatgtatatatttttattaacatgTTTTGTTTTGTCTTTGGCATGTTCGTTTAGCTCGAAAAGAACAAGGAGTGAAGCTTACATAAAGTTGcaacaatttttatttaatgagagttatatatttaaaagagtAAACAAAAaggaagataataataatagtaatagtaataataataataatagtaataatagtaataataatagtagtagtagtaataaaaattccaaggaagaaaaatatgtatatagagatgaaaaattaatagaCCTAATAAgcaattttatcattttaccattaattacatataattattattttccatttatatgtaaaaataaatatagagGAATATCAAATGATGAGGATGATGGAATTATGAAACACAGtgataatgaaataaaagataGTGAACCTTCGAGTGAGAATTTGTTAACATTagatcaaaataattattgtaAGGAAGCATTACTAAACTACaatttatttcataaaaaaaatcatgTTAGTAATATGTCAGAAGAAATGTggaaaaataatgaatatgagAATTGCGGttgtataattaattataagaatttagagaatattgaaaaagataatattgttttaaataatatattgaattatgctaatgattattatatacatactatattacataaacaatataattattattttagtTATTTATAtgcaaaaaaaatgttaacaTATGATAATGTTTGTTATAGAAAAAGTATGAGTATTAGTTTTGTTAGTCATATTATGttatcctttttatattcacTCCTAAATTGTTcagatgatatatatgatgatgaaaaaaaacaaacaaataatttattaaatagtgaattaaaaaataataaaacaaaggaaacacataataatgatgaagataaaattcttaatttatattcattgtTATGTTTAAATAATGAAGCTATGTACAATAAAATTGTTACCAAAGGCAAATGTGAAAGTAATTGTATTTACTACTTTTTGAAACATTTCTATCATTCCTTATTAACAATTAAAGAAGAAGcaaacaaaatattaaatatatataaagagacatttatagaaaatatgaaaaatattatttatgtatccTCTTCCTATGCTTATTGTCTAAAGGATCATCGTATTAGCTGTTTTTCACACATAAAAAATGGCTACTATTTTTTAAGAGAacaggaaaaaaatatatatattaaattacaTAATGTACAAAATATTCATGACAAAGAGTATCCTCAGGAATTAGATAATGATGttgttaaaaatattaaaaaattgcAACTCAATGTAAGAATAAGTATAGTTAttgtgtattatattttatatatggataataattcaaatgaGCAATTTAAAGCAACCTttgaagaattattaaatgttCTACTAACAAAATATAGTGATAATGAGCATGTTGAAAAGGATGaacaaaaaaaggaaaatgaaGTAAAGGAGGCTCAAACAAATGATGACAAGGAAAAAACTGTTGTAACGagtaataatgaaaataatacagGGAAAAAAGTAGATACTGTAAATGttacaaatgataaaaaagaagataacGTAAAAGATTTAAATGAACATAAAGAAGATAACTTAAAAGATTTGAATGAAGATAAAGAAGATAACATAAAAGATTTAAATGAAGATAAAGAAGATAACGTAAAAGATTTAAATGAAGATAAAGAAGATAACTTAAAacatttaaatgaaaataaagaagataacgtaaaagatttaaatgaaaataacgAAGATAACGTAAAAGATTTAAATCAGGATAAAGAAGATACCGTAAAAGATTCAACTCAGGATaaagaagataatataaaagatttaaCTGAGGAAAAAGtggatgaaaatataaatatttcaaatgAAGACGAAGCACTTGAAAAACCTCAAGCGTTAGAAGAACAGGGGAAACAAGATGATTCTCATTCATCTGAtgaaaaagatgaaaaacaaaactaa